In Aythya fuligula isolate bAytFul2 chromosome 27, bAytFul2.pri, whole genome shotgun sequence, a single window of DNA contains:
- the BMP10 gene encoding bone morphogenetic protein 10 — MDSVVLQLWAVLCLLVHLAACSPILSLEHSSLEEDVPLFDEILSEQDGVDFNTLLQNMKNEFLKTLNLSDIPLHETAKVDPPEYMLELYNKFATDRTSMPSANIIRSFKNEDPSSHPIGITGVRKYPLLFNVSIPHHEEITMAELRLYTLVERDQMLYDGLDRKVTIFEVLENGRMGVGEERKIVALASRQIYGTSSEWESFEVTEAIRRWRRAGLTTHRLEVHIESREGEEQNGEGKLDIDINSEAKHVPLLIVFSDDQSNDKKEEKQELNEMIDHEQLLDLENLEVGNFHGHPGEEALLQMRSNIIYDSTARIRRNAKGNYCKKTPLYIDFKEIGWDSWIIAPAGYEAYECHGVCAYPLTEHVTPTKHAIVQTLVHLKNPQKASKACCVPTKLDPISILYLDAGVVTYKFKYEGMVVSECGCR, encoded by the exons ATGGATTCTGTAGTCCTCCAGCTGTGGGCTGTTCTCTGTCTTTTGGTTCACCTTGCTGCTTGCAGTCCCATCCTGAGCTTGGAGCACTCTTCCCTGGAGGAAGACGTGCCTCTTTTTGATGAGATCCTCTCCGAGCAGGATGGTGTTGATTTCAACACGCTGCTTCAGAATATGAAGAATGAGTTCCTGAAGACATTGAACCTCTCTGACATTCCCCTGCATGAAACAGCCAAGGTGGACCCACCAGAGTACATGCTAGAGCTGTACAACAAGTTTGCCACTGATAGGACATCTATGCCATCCGCAAATATTATTAGGAGCTTCAAAAATGAAG ATCCGTCTTCCCACCCAATTGGTATTACAGGAGTTCGGAAATACCCCCTTCTATTCAATGTGTCCAtccctcaccatgaagaaatcACCATGGCAGAGCTGAGGCTCTACACCTTAGTAGAACGGGACCAAATGCTCTATGATGGGCTCGACCGAAAGGTCACAATTTTTGAAGTGCTGGAAAATGGCCGTATGGGGgtaggagaagaaagaaagatagtGGCACTGGCATCCAGACAGATCTATGGCACAAGCAGTGAGTGGGAGAGCTTTGAGGTCACTGAAGCCATCAGGCGCTGGCGAAGGGCAGGGCTGACCACACACCGACTGGAAGTTCATATtgagagcagggaaggggaggagcAGAATGGAGAGGGGAAACTTGATATTGACATAAACTCTGAGGCTAAGCATGTGCCCCTGTTGATTGTGTTCTCTGATGACCAAAGTAATGACAAAAAAGAGGAGAAGCAAGAGTTGAACGAAATGATAGATCACGAGCAGCTCCTGGACTTGGAGAACCTGGAGGTTGGTAATTTCCATGGCCACCCTGGTGAGGAGGCACTGCTCCAGATGCGTTCCAACATCATATATGACTCTACTGCCCGAATCCGGAGGAACGCAAAAGGCAACTACTGCAAAAAGACTCCACTCTACATAGATTTCAAGGAGATTGGCTGGGATTCCTGGATCATCGCTCCAGCGGGATATGAAGCTTATGAGTGCCATGGAGTATGCGCCTACCCCTTGACAGAGCATGTCACACCAACAAAACATGCCATTGTCCAGACTTTAGTTCACTTAAAGAATCCCCAGAAAGCCTCCAAGGCCTGCTGCGTGCCCACCAAACTTGATCCTATCTCTATTCTCTACCTAGATGCAGGGGTTGTCACCTACAAGTTCAAATATGAAGGCATGGTGGTATCAGAGTGTGGGTGCAGATAG